A segment of the Bacillus thuringiensis genome:
GTTGAGTGAAATCGCAATCAATGTGATGTTTATTAATTGTGGCTTGAATGAAATTTAAAGCATCTATGTTTGCTTCGTAATACAATCTTGCGGTAGTTTTTCCGGCATATCTTATAAGCTCGTCATAAATCATATCATGTTGAGCAGTAATTTTAGCTGTCGTATGTCCAGTCGTTCCATTTAATAATTTGTCTGCCTCTATAACAGCAACTTTTAGGCCTTCATTTACTAAAAGATAGGCAGAAGTAATGCCAGTAATTCCTCCTCCTACAATAATAACATCGACCTGCATGTCATTTTCTAAGGAAGGGTATTCTGGTAAATGAATACTGCTCGTCCAATAAGATTCGGCGTTATGGGTTAATATTCCACTGTAATTCTCATTATTCGTCACTATAAATCCTCCATCCAATGTTTTATAGTTTTATTATTTCCACTTATTGGAGAGGTAAACTTTGAGCTTAGAAAATAGCAAATTGTGGCTGTGTAGTATATTCAATTAAGACATAATTTTATTTGAACATTGTTTTTACTTTTAAATAAAGTTTATTCAAATGATACTAATAACTTTGATAAATAATCATAGAAAAGAGCGTGTTTTGAAAAAGGTAAATCAAAACACGCTCTTAATATTTTCAGTTGGTTTATTCTTTTATAAAAAGTTTAATCATTTCCTATCTGCATTACTATACTACTAGACTCTTTTCTTGAATATGTCTAATAGTCAATGTGCAGAATTCAAGTGCTTATAAGGAATACTTAGCTAACTGTTCACCCCAAGATGATAATTCAGTTTCAATAAATCCTGCTTTTTTATATACAAATTTAGCTGTAAGGTTTTCAGGATCATATCCAATCATTATTATAGAAATGTTTGCGTTATTATTTCTTCTTATCTCATCAATTACTAGATGTATAGCTTGTTTACCTATACCTTGCCCTTGAAACTTTTCATCAATCATAAGTCTATAAATCCAATAATTATTATCATCAGGATCTATCCCAAACATAGTAAATCCTATCATTTTTTCATCAAAATAAATACCGTTTGCATAGAAATTATCTAGAAATTGAACTTCTGCGATAGAATAAAGGTTGGATGCAATAAATGTTTGTTGTTCTTCTGTAACAGAAAGTGTAATTGCTTCTTCCCAATTACTTTTGTCAATAGCCTTTAAATAAATTTTCTTCAATCTGATACTCTCCTTCCAATATTGAGGAGGAACCACGTAGTTTATGGGCTAGTGATACGTTATCCTCTTATTTTTTTGCTCAATGAAATAGAAATATTTTCTCATTGACAACGCCTCCTTAAAGGTACAAATTAAAACACATTATTATAATCAATATAATTATATTCTTTCCGCTATAAATTATTTTCCTGTTGAAAAAATCCTATTTTTCTATCTAATTTATCCAAGGTATATGATACCAAATATCGGGAGAATCTCTTTGCAAACAATAATATTTCACCTTGAATAAAGAATGACGTTTTTTGTTTTGGAGAAGAATATGATTTTTAACTTGATAGCAGTGTGTCTGTACACTATTGTCATCAACCTATTATTCTATGATTTTTGTTTTTATTTACTTATATTTTCATTGTTACTGAACTCTACTTCAGTAAAAGTTTGTTTATACCCTAGATTGCCTCGTGTGAAAATAAGAATAAGTAAAGCGACAAATCCCAATCCTATCACTACAAACATATCCGTATTCTTTAAAACAGGGTTGGTGGAATGAGTTTGTGCTAAACTAAACGTATTTACACTCGCATGAATTAGCATGACAATAAATAAGTTACCGTGATTGCAGTTATAGACCCAAGTAAGAATAATTGAGATCGGCAAACATAGTAAAATAAAAATTGGTAAATGAATATATAGAAGAGAAAGGTCAGAACCCGGGCCACCCCTTTGTGCAGCCGTTAAGAAATGTGGAAGATGCCAAAAAGTCCACAAAACACTAAGTAGTAATGTAGCTTTTAACGGTCCAAATTTCGATTGTAATCGAGGCAGAGCGAAACCACGCCATCCGATTTCTTCGGGTAGAGGCCCACCGAGAAAGAAAATTGCTACAAAAGAGAAGAGATAGGTTATAAAAAATTCAAAATTAAGGTCACGGAAAGTAGGTATCTCTCCATTTACTATAACCATCCCCAGAAACATTGCAGCTGGGATAACGATGAGAGTAAACAAGTACCAATTCAAACCGACCTTAGTAGTTAGAATACTTTTTCTAACTTTTTTCCATGACTCTTTGCCTTCAAGAGTTCGCAACATGATACACGCTGCTAACATAGGGCCTGCAAATGCATTGGCAAAAAAGAAAATATCAAATGCCTTTGTTTTAGGGAAAATACCCCATTGAGATAAGATAAATGGAATTAATACAATCCATGAGAATAAATATGCCATTACAAAAAATGAAGTTAACGGATAGGATTCCAAATATCCCCTCAGACCTGTTGATGAGTTTTTTGATTTTGTTAAATACTTCAACACAATCACCTCTTTATTTATAAAATACCTTATATGTGCTAATTCTACATATTTTCATACAGAACCTTTTTGACGTAATAGAGTTGAGTTTTTTGTAAGAAAGGAGCGATAAATTACCAAAGAAATATAGAAATTTCTATAACAGTTTCCTTCATTTCCTTGTCTATCTTGAATGCATCTGGGGGAACATCCCATGCCTATCAAATTAAGAACATTGACAAGATGAAATTTGTCTATTAGAACTAAAATATTCTTAATGCAGAGGTAGACTCTTACAAATGTGGTTATTAGTGCTTCACCAACACGATTCGTTGAAGCCTCAATATAGAGGCATACTAGATTACGATGTTTTTCCGTAACAAATGTAGTTAAAAGTTTTTAGGTTTAGAGAGAGTTATAGAGGGTATACATACATTATAAAGAGTTGATTGGAGATAAACTTTATAGTGAATTAGTCTATAAAACTTACATTCTTACTTTAAATAAAAGGGGGGAGTATATATGAGTAAAAGGTTAATGAATAAGAGGATTCTATTTATTTTGTAAACGAGGGGCGTGTGAAAAATGAAAAATATGAAACGTAAGCTAGGAACCTTTGCGCTTACAATGACTGGGATTGGTTCGATTTTAGGATCTGGCTGGTTATTTGGTGCATGGAAGGCCGCCAAAATATCCGGGGGGGCCGCTATCTTTTCTTGGGTCTTAGGAATGATTGTAATATTATTTATTGCCTTACCATATAGCGAGTTAGGAGCCATGATTCCAGAGGCTGGCGGAATGGTAAAATATACCCAATATTCACATGGAGATTTCGTAGGATTTATTGCTGCATGGGCTAATTGGATAGCCATCGTCTCAGTTATTCCGGTTGAAGCTATAGCCTCAATACAATATATGAGCTCGTGGCCTTGGGAGTGGGCAAGTTGGGCCAAAGATTTAGTGGATAATGGAATGCTGACTTCAAAAGGTCTTGCAGCTGCTTCTTTACTTATAATCATATATTTCTTTTTAAATTATTGGACAGTTAGTCTATTTGCAAAAGTGAATTCATTAATTACTATATTTAAAATTATAATTCCTGGTCTTACAATTGGTGCATTGCTATTTGTTGGATTTCATGGAGAGAACTTTACTAGTCATCAGGACTTTCATGTATCTAATTGGTCAAATGTATTAACTGCTATGGCAACATCTGGTGTTATTTTTGCATTCAATGGTTTTCAAAGCCCAATTAATATGGCTGGTGAAGCAAAGAACCCAGGGAAATCTATTCCTCGGGCAGTTGTAGGATCCATTTTAATTGCAACTGTAATATATGTATTATTACAAATTGCTTTTATCGGTGCTGTAAATCCCGATATGATAATTAATGGATGGTCGAATTTAAATTTCAATTCACCATTTGCTGATTTAGCGATAGCACTAAATATTAATTGGTTAGTTATTGTATTATATTTAGATGCTTTTGTATCTCCTTCTGGTACAGGTACTACTTATATGGCAACCACATCACGCATGCTATACGGAATGGAGAAGAATGGATATTTTCCTAAAGTTTTTGGGAAATTACATCCTATATATGGTGTGCCTAGATTTGCCATGATGTTTAATTTAATGATTTG
Coding sequences within it:
- a CDS encoding GNAT family N-acetyltransferase, whose amino-acid sequence is MKKIYLKAIDKSNWEEAITLSVTEEQQTFIASNLYSIAEVQFLDNFYANGIYFDEKMIGFTMFGIDPDDNNYWIYRLMIDEKFQGQGIGKQAIHLVIDEIRRNNNANISIIMIGYDPENLTAKFVYKKAGFIETELSSWGEQLAKYSL
- a CDS encoding CPBP family intramembrane glutamic endopeptidase — protein: MKYLTKSKNSSTGLRGYLESYPLTSFFVMAYLFSWIVLIPFILSQWGIFPKTKAFDIFFFANAFAGPMLAACIMLRTLEGKESWKKVRKSILTTKVGLNWYLFTLIVIPAAMFLGMVIVNGEIPTFRDLNFEFFITYLFSFVAIFFLGGPLPEEIGWRGFALPRLQSKFGPLKATLLLSVLWTFWHLPHFLTAAQRGGPGSDLSLLYIHLPIFILLCLPISIILTWVYNCNHGNLFIVMLIHASVNTFSLAQTHSTNPVLKNTDMFVVIGLGFVALLILIFTRGNLGYKQTFTEVEFSNNENISK
- a CDS encoding APC family permease, producing MKNMKRKLGTFALTMTGIGSILGSGWLFGAWKAAKISGGAAIFSWVLGMIVILFIALPYSELGAMIPEAGGMVKYTQYSHGDFVGFIAAWANWIAIVSVIPVEAIASIQYMSSWPWEWASWAKDLVDNGMLTSKGLAAASLLIIIYFFLNYWTVSLFAKVNSLITIFKIIIPGLTIGALLFVGFHGENFTSHQDFHVSNWSNVLTAMATSGVIFAFNGFQSPINMAGEAKNPGKSIPRAVVGSILIATVIYVLLQIAFIGAVNPDMIINGWSNLNFNSPFADLAIALNINWLVIVLYLDAFVSPSGTGTTYMATTSRMLYGMEKNGYFPKVFGKLHPIYGVPRFAMMFNLMICFVFLFLFKGWGVLAEVISVATLISYVTGPITVMTLRKTAPNFHRPFYIKGLNIIAPLGFIFASLTLYWARWPLTGEVMFIILMGLPIYFYYQLKTKWVGFKKNFLAGLWIVGYLLFMICISYTGSERFGGLNIITYGWDMVLISIVSFLFYRWAINSGFKTKDLKVAQKINGGIS